In Thermodesulfobacteriota bacterium, one DNA window encodes the following:
- a CDS encoding biotin/lipoyl-containing protein, producing MSIELKLPDIGEGIAEGEIVRWLVAEGAAVKEDDPLVEVMTDKANVEIPSPAGGVLA from the coding sequence ATGTCGATCGAGCTGAAGCTCCCCGACATCGGGGAAGGGATCGCGGAGGGGGAGATCGTGCGGTGGCTGGTCGCGGAAGGGGCGGCCGTCAAGGAGGACGACCCGCTCGTCGAGGTCATGACCGACAAGGCGAACGTCGAGATCCCCTCGCCCGCCGGCGGCGTCCTGGCGAA